A window of Sebastes umbrosus isolate fSebUmb1 chromosome 6, fSebUmb1.pri, whole genome shotgun sequence genomic DNA:
tgggatctggttaAGTGGGACATCTGGTCACCCTAGAAAATAAAGTATTATGATACAATTTAAATGCACCAAATGgtacatagaaaaaaaaaacataagacaTCTCCCCTACACATATGAAAACCTATAAAACTGTATATTAATTGTGAGTGACCACAATGCAttggggcggcagtagctcagtccatagggacttggcatgggaaccggagggtcgccgGCATggactgagtgtgaactggtcgctgaagagatgccagtttgcctcttgggcactgctgaggtgcccttgagcaaggcaccaaacccccaactgctccattaatgcatgtatataggtcctgtttgtgcatgtgcaggtgacgacccctccactccactaggtgtcctgtgtctttttgctggttctcctttgttttgcaggagaggGTCGTCAGGTTGATGAGCCACACCTGGGCTTGGTGTGGTTGGGATAAAAGCTCTCTACCTTTCAacagatgtctctctctctcttccttggctggcacacctgttttggttttgtttgcagcagacattttcacacacccacacatgcctacattactgattactgactttccacgtttatttagttattgattgttagtttgttaaataaatgtctgttactatttttaaactcgtctggtctcccatttgttgcaacctttgagccgggttgtaacaGTGTACTAtgtaataagtaaatataacagagtgaaaaaattgaatttcccctcggggattaataaagtgcctttctccttcttctttaaTGAAGGGCATCTTTTTTGGCAGAATTAAAGTGAACACATTTgatttgttgggatctggtcaccctagtAATATTGTATTATGATACAATTTAAATGGTACATAGAAAACAAACATAGACATCTCTCCcctacacattttttttggtaTATGAAAACCTATAAAACTGTATATCAATTGTGAGCGACCACAATGCATTTGGGCATCTTCTTTGGCAGAATTAAATAATAGCATCTACTCCTACCATTAATTAACCTCCTTGAAAGTGACAGTTTTGACTGTCTTTGCTGATTTGTGGattataatagaatagaatacaaaTATGACAGCATAAGTGAAAGCTGATTAATGTGCCTGCAGTAGCTCCATATGATTACTGACCAAAAGGGAGGAGGAGCATGCTGCTTCATATTCTTTCCCTATTGGACCAACAGAGTGCCCATCAATACCTCCCTCCAcatcacaacacacaacaaaatgGACAATCTGGCAGACAGCCAATAACATAGGAGACCAATCCTTATAAAGGATAAATATATTAGAGCAGTTTTCTTTTCCACACAGTATAGTAGAGCAGCCAGGCTGTTGTTGGATATGATGGTAGTGAATgtgttatataaaaaaaaaaaagcagctttgtTGAAGCATTACAACACACTCAATGTCCCCGAGATGTGAAAGGTAAAAGGGTCGAGTtcatctgcagcagcagcagctagctAGTCTGCAGTAGAGGAGCAGACTGCTGCACCCATCTCTCCTCCTGTTTATCCCTCTAGCATGCAGGGACTGGTTCCTGTTGAGTCCACAGCAGTGTCACATATTAATAATTAGTTTAACTGTCTGTTAAGCACAGCAGTGTAACCAGACTCCGCCCCGGCGTCTCACAGTCCTCTCGCCCGGATCCCGAGCTGCCAGAGtcggcagacagacagagagctcCGCAGTTAGCTTGCTAAGCTAACAAGCTAGCTGCTCTCTTTTATCACCCAGTAATGTCAGTCAGCTTTCTACTCTTTGTTTTCAACCCGGTACTGAGACTTACCTCCAGGAGAAACGCTGCTCACAGATTCCGGACCTCTCtgcttatttttataaaatctttgttttggttttcttctGTTAAAGGTCATAGTTCGTGACCCCCGCACCGCCCGCGCGCTGATGATGATGggtgaaggttttttttttttttttttttttctcctccctctctctctctctctctctctctctctcgctctctctctcatcctcctcgcGCCTCCAactgcccccccaccccccacccttTGGCGCGAGCCAGACAGGGCTGACGTCATTATGTCTGACTGTAAGTCTATATGGACTTTGTTGTCAAGCTATGTGATATCAAAATTAACATAAAAGGAAAAAGTGTACTAACAAgacagactattttttttaagtatttctgCTCTCTTCAATGAAATACAATGACCAATAAAACCTGGAAacctttatctttatcttttattcgGATCTCCATTAGCTATGGCTGAAgcccagctattcttcctggagtccacttaaatcactttgaactgttaggctacatttcagtacacaatcacattacgatctttaccaacaatgaccacaacatcaaaagcaacagcaacaaaacacaacaatattcaagacacaacccaacacacaacacaggaccTATAGGTTCAAGTTAATACTATTCACAGAGTATAGAGGTCAATGTGATTCATTAGTGGTTGGACCATATagcatattatgtcaaaatacaaaaacatacaaaaacagaacaagcaaCAACTTCTTTTACCATAAGTATTAACGAGACTTTGTATTTATCCAACATTAAACCTTTTATGATTTGATGTAAGCTAAAtatcagcagacacagagagctgtTCAGCTAGGAGACgttttttcaataatattttaaatagatttttgctattttcttgAACGATATACCCAGGCACAGTGTTTCACTTCACCATTGCTCTGTACACTACAGTACTTTTCAACATGTTAGTTTTCACCTTCGGAAGTGTGAATCTTCGAAGTAAACAACGCGCTCCCTTATTCTGAGCAATTTGCAACTTCTTTATGTGTGACACGGTAGCACACAAACATTGTGATAACCTCTGTATTACAAGCAAAGTCAAGGAGGTGTcatataataagataataagatAACACATATAGGTTATAATTTATCCTTTGAAAATGTTACCTGAaagatttaaaatgtatatattttatttattttggactgATTTAGAGTTACGTTTTTGACACATATACAGGCATTAACACGtaacgatttttaggttgtagcgggctcagttttaaagctagagtaaagatagtGGGATCAAATGAAAacctaaattttggcgaggaaaaactggcatggccattttcaaaggggtcccttgacctctgacctcaagatatgtgaatgaaaatgggttctatgggtacgagtctcccctttacagacatgcccactttatgataatcacatgcagtttggggcgactcatagtcaagtcagcacactgacacacggacagctgttgttacctgttgggcttcagtttgccatattacgatttgagcatatttttatgctaaatgcagtacctgtgagggtttctggacaatatttgtcattgttttttgttggtaattgatttccagtaataaatatatacataaatttgcataaagcagcatatttgcccactccctagtattaaatacttgacaaatctccctttaaggtacattttgaacagataaaaaatgtgtgattaatcgcgattaactatggacaatcatgcgattaatcgcgattaaatattttaattgattgacaaccttaatatatatatatatatatatatatatatatatatatatactgtacaaaatGGTAAAGCCAtttcttccatttttataaGGAATTTAAAATGGCAATTTAAATAGTTTATTATGTTGTAATGTCTTCAAATGTGACTTTTTAGGTTCTTCTGACTTTTCAAGAATGACATTCCTCTTTTTCTGTATGCTCATTGCGTACTGTatatttctataataataaGTTAAAAAAGTTACCTCAAGTTAAGTTAGTACCAGGACAAACAGATGTTTACTACAGGGTTGTAATTAAATCTAAGCAATTTATACAATAAAAACGCAGATGTTCTTCAGTTCCCTCGCCTTTATTCTTACATGCTCTAATTTAAGGTAATTTAGACTTAATTTACAAGACATTTGCCCAAatatgctaaaacatacatacatacatacatacacaaacaacCTTTGTCTGTCATGTTTGTGTCATGCCGTTTTTAAGAGACATATCTAGAAGTGAAAGTGTAATATAACACACACAAGTATATTATATAGTCAATATTTGGGCCAGTAGGAAAAAGAAGGCACACTTTACAGATATTCTCAAAATGCCATATAGCTTTAATAGATGTGGAAACTTAAAGCCTCCAGTGCACACAAATAATGGATCATTGAAGTAGAAAACATCTTATGTCTATAGTTCaactttgaaataaaaaatatcataggtttttgattttttttttttaaatatatcagACACAAATCATTGTACAAAGGAGAGTATTTTTATGTCTTGAGGGAgtctttaaataaatgtcaccTAAATACCATTGTTTTATTCTCTCATCTGTAGCTTTTATAGCCTACTGTCTGAGGATaccaactttatttatatgaaaaacaGCTTACATATTGGTCTCAAGATTTGAACATATCTTTTGTATTTCAACAAATTGAGGTAATGCAGTTGTGTTTACTGCACCAACATTGTTTGAATAAACAAATACCTAATTTGTCTACATATAGGCTTATTTGTTTCCAGTGGGGCACTCGGTTAGATCTCTGCAGTAGATAATCACTTCATATCCAGCCCATCCTACTGTACTGTTGTTCCAACTGCtgttttattaacatgttatacCTCACTAACCTGTCGAACCTCACACATAATTATAAACAAAACTGCTGCCAGGATAATTGGTCtccccacacccacacccaacCGCAcagaactaaacaacaaaaccaaaggCATGCATTGCAATCTGAATAGCACAGGACATGTtgctgtttactgtttactgtgttattgtgtgctgttgtgtgtgttggaatTTCCCCCTgtgtctaaaaataaaaaaaatatttgcattttgcATGATTCTCCTGCATTTGCATGACCATCTGTACATTTTTACAACAATACCACAAAGTCTTTTACGGTCCAACCTCAGCATAAAGAAAGTACCTCTGGGTGACCAGCAGGTGTCGCCCTGCATGTGCCTCCAGGTGTGATGGGACTGGATGCGCACAGCAGATTCACACTAAACGactatgatgaaaataatccttaataaaattgatattttttttgtaaactgtCGTCTTTCTACTTGATTTAATGTCGTTTATGGGCTCCGATTGCTACAGTTAATTGATCATTCATCTGATTTTAGACCTCCATCCCTGTAGCCAAGATGCGTCACCATTATCTGCCCACATTGTAGCTGGAATCTGAggctataataaataaaaaatagaaatataataaaataaataataaataaataataataaataaaatagaaaataggctataataataataataataataatagaatcaggtttattttaatatatcatTTAAATAGCCGAACTGTGCCATCTGACTAATATTAATATGCAAACAAAGCCTCTCTGCCTTCGATCAACATTTTGTTTCAAAGACAGCAGGGATCCTGTTAGATCTGTGTGTAGTAATCaaggacaaggtctgcaaatgaGCACTGGCTAGAAGTCCTGTACACGTTGCATCGGTTGCATTTTAAtgaagtgtaacaatgcctataTGTATGGTCcctgtcaaaaataaaaaaataaaaaaataaaacctggaAACATTGTGACAACCACTATATTACAAGCGAAGTCAAGGATGTGTcatataataagataataagatAACACATATAGGCTATAATTTAtccattgaaaatgttacttgaaagatttaaaatgtatatatttttattgatccACCCTTGGCACGAGCCAGACAGGGCTGACGTCATTATGTCTGACTATAAGTCTATATGGACTTTGTTGTCAAGTTATATGAAATACAATGGCATAAAACCTGGAAACATTGTGATAACCACTTATATTACAAGCAAAGGCAAGGAGGTGTcatataataagataataagatAACATATAGGCTATGATTTATCCTTTGAAAATATTACTTTAaagatttaaaatgtaataataaataaatcaaaatatagcTGGTTTGCTCAAAGGACAGTTAGCCTATATGTATGGTCcctgtcaaaaataaataaataaataaataaataaaacctggAAACATTGTGATAACCACTATATTACAAGCAAAGGCAAGGAGGTGTCATGTAATGAGATAATAAGATAACACCTTTAGGCTATAATTTATcctttgaaaatgttacttgaaagatttaaaatgtaataataaataaatcaaaatatagcTGGTTTGCTCAAAGGACAGTTAGCCTATATGTATGGTCcctgtcaaaaataaataaataaataaataaaacctggAAACATTGTGATAACCACTATATTACAAGCAAAGGCAAGGAGGTGTCATGTAATGAGATAATAAGATAACACCTTTAGGCTATAATTTATcctttgaaaatgttacttgaaaggtttaaaatgtaataataaataaataaaaatatagctGTTTTGCTCAAAGGACAGTTAGCCTATATGTATGATCcctgtcaaaaataaataaataaataaaaatatagctGGTTTGCAAAAGGACAGTAAGCCTATATATATGGGATAGGCTACTCAGCCTGATGAACGAGGAAACAAAAGGCTGCTCATCCAAAAGCAGAAGGCATTTCATCACCACCAGAGCATCAGGACGCTTAAAGGGTATCTCTGTGACGCAATCGACCTCAGAGTAGCTCCACGTTATAGTATAAAGAAGAAGTCAGGGCAGTAATAGCTTCAGGGGCTGCTGCCGAATCGACCGGTTCATTTGCGCAGCTGCATATCCCACTTTTTGTAAAAACGGACTGCAGCATCAACCCCAACCAACACACAGTACCAAGCTGCTTTCTACCGCATCAACGCTGGGACACTCTCCTCCGGCGCGTTACCGGGGCAACAACAGAAGATAAAGATAACGCGATGATAGTGGAGGGATTTTAGTCGTGAAGACAAGGAGAAGAAGGAACGAGGCGCAGCTCTACAGCGGTGTGTTCAGAGCTGTAGCAGTGGGAGTGGAAAGGAGAGGTTTTGTCATGGTCGGACGCGGACTGTGGGTATGTAAGCCTCGGTTTGGAAAGCGAGGGAGCAGGTTTGGTGCTTTGCCTTATTATGTGTGCTTGGCGTTAGCGACCTTAGCCGTGCTGGCTCTGCTCTTCGTGGACTGCATCGAGTCGTGGGTCACCTCCATCAGCATGAACACGGTGTTGGAGCCGCCTCacgcaggaggaggaggaggaggaggaggaggaggaggcatcaTCCCTCCGCAGAGCGTCCCTCCCACCAGACCAGAGGAGTTCCTGCTCATGCCCAGTCCTCTGGTGTGCCAGAGAGCCAAGCCTTACCTCATCACCATGGTTACCTCGGCTCCTGGCAACCAGAGGGCCCGCCAGGCCATCCGGGACACCTGGGGTGGTGAGGTGGAGGTGAGGGGCCTCAGGGTCATGACCCTGTTCATGGTTGGTGTGGCGTCTGACCCCGGGATGGCCAAGCTGCTCATAGAGGAGGCTAGGGAGCGAGGGGATTTGATTCAGGGGCGCTTTCTGGACACCTACTCCAACCTGACCCTGAAGACTCTGTCCATGCTGGGCTGGGCCCGCCGGTTCTGCCCTCAGGCCCACTTCATGGCCAAAGTGGACGATGATGTCCTGTTCAACCCCAGCGCCCTGCTGCACTTCCTGAACAAGAGCCGTAACCCCTACGAACAAGGAGATTTGTACCTCGGCAGGGTGCATCTTCACGTGGCCCCGGACCGTGACCCCGAGAGCAAGCACTACCTCCCCTCGGGGGCCTACCCTCCTTCTGTGTTTCCAGACTACTGCAGTGGTACGGCCTACGTCCTGTCCCGCTCTGCATTGCTCAAGATCTCCCTGGCAGCTTCCGCATCGCCTTTATCTACACCCCTGCCCCCCGAGGATGTGTTTGTCGGCCTGTGCGCCCGGACAGCCGGAGTGCTGCCCTCGCACTGCCCGCTCTTCTCCGGGGGCCCCGGTGTGCCATACGGGCGCTGCTGCTATCAGGCCATGGTGTCCATCCACCGCATCCCGCCCAGGGAGATGCTGCACTACTGGGCTGACGTCCAGACATCACACCCTTGCTCCTGGCTGAGTCTGCGTGCCTCTCTGGGGCTCTGCAAAGTCCGGGCGATGTTGGGGTCAGCTCTGGGGCTGGAGCAGGGCTTGTGAGGGTTCATAAGAAGGACTCGTTGGGGCTGTGCCTCGCTTCAATACTGTGAACAGCACAAGTGCTCTTCAGGCTGTCaaatgtcactttatttttatagctttatttttttaaaacactatttaactggttttatttatttgcaggaAAGACGATGATCAGCTGGTTGTATGAAAAATTGTCAAAGTAGTCTTTAAGCTATCGTTATTAGACTGTTACAGCATCCTTCACTGACACATATAATAGATGTAGAACAAACAACAATGGCATGCTGATAGTATACAGTGAGGAAACACAGCCGCTTATGTGATAAATGCACATTGGAACAAGTATTTCTATTgacacacacagtctgacaTCTATAGGCTGCTACcctcatatatatattacaccAGGTACTTCAAGTGTAGATGTTAGTCTATtaagatgcctaaatgcatgaTGCTCCAAACAATAGTACAACCAAACCACAGGCTTCAGATACCGAGTAGGAAGGAAGTAATaccaataaatatttaattgctaaaagcttttttatgttcaaaatggTAGTAAGAATCACGTCAGTACAGGATGTATCcaatgaatttgtgtttttcagtaataataatgacatgATGATGTTTGCAACCTGCCATTGATTGGACAGTTTTGAAATTGGAGACAGTGAGATGTAATCGTCCAGTTCTGGGAACAGACGTCAGAGGAATTTGATATCTTCCGTCTTTGGAGGCTCGATTATTCTGCTGCCTCATATCAACTGGAAAATATAACCATGACTGATGTGATACATCGCTACAATCCCAACTGAATTGTAGTATTATATCTTTCTGTAACATtgagattaaacattaaaaagagTGTGAGTGTCTGGACTGATTTCGGTACATTTTAAAAGACAGTTTACAGTGTGTCAGGATAAAGCCCCAATGTGAACAAAGAGAAGGTCAGTGTGTTTACACTCAGGAAATTTATGGTTGAATCAAATAGTCACCAATAAACCGCTCTGTATCATGTTAAGTTTGCCtgatgtctttttctttttttgaagagaaacacacatacatgtatacaCAGATCTGTTTTGTTTCAAAATTTCTGTCACATTGGGtttctccatgacaactgaagcaataatgaatgaatgtgaataaaaatgggttctatgggtacccacgagtctcctctttacggatatgtccactttatgataattatatgcagtttggggcatgcagtgaatgtgttattttcgcctttttttaaaatggtgtattataatatttctgcatactggggtccctaaacagtctttgaattgcataaattaggtatcactgtaaagctgagactcttgtggatccaatgagcccaaatGTATTcaagtgtgatgatgttagtccgtatagtagccatttcattgtagtgagaccatttttttaaacttgacctcactgtataaaatgacctgtggtgacctctaggataatcactgcctcgtgaaactttacagtcacaatctagagacctagagcagaggatggatggctttcctaggtagattaacaataagggggtttctgagaagtttccagaacagaagcgcttgccatccaatcgccaaattTTGCCAAATGTCAAGtctttgataccaaatcacagcatagctttttctatggtgttcctcaatgtcttggtgtcttaatgtgtattttgacacacaatgctgagctgcatttcaaattaatcttcaggatcccagctttcagatgatgtacaccacttctgtgtgacatatactgttgagtttgacaaaaacaggtctaagTGGGTCTCTTATggttaaaacagaaaatgaggaTGTGAGGATTGAGTCACCACATTTCTTATTGCCTTTTTGTCACATGACTTCCAGAATTGCTTGAGCAATTACAGTTTCACTATACTTCTATATTTGGAAAATATTAtgagcatactgtatatataatttgATCTATTAATTCTTCTCCTTCACAAAACTTGTTTATAAGGCACACTCATGTTGTCATTATTACCAGTGACTGTAGGTCAGACATCTCCAAAATACGCCTGCTGATTAATTTGGGAGGGATGCAGTCTATGCTGACATCAATTTAAACTCTGAGTAGTTCTGATAAGGAGTTAACCAAAGTGCTGACAATGTGTGAGCATATCTTACAGTATGTTGTGAGCTCAAATAACACTCTGAATTCTTGGCATTATATGGTTTATTTTTAgaacatatttatataaaacatgtGACATGCACTCAGTCAGTACAGCCACCAAAAGCACTCCCTTGCTCCATTCGACGAGGTcaaaaataagtgaaaaaatGTGCTCATCAGTAGagaaaaaatacaacttaacACAAATTCTGGATGACACCCATTATCCACCCATGTAGACAGGAAGTGCTTCAGGCTACAGGCATTAAATAGAACGGCCCTTTCACTGCACTGAAAATTGATTACTGATGATCTGCCACCCATGAGAGTGAGTCTTTATTAGCCGACTACATTCAGAATTTCCGCAGTTCCTGTTTTGTTCCCACAGTGGAATAATGTGTCCAAGAAATGTGTCCTTTATatgaaggtcaaaggtcactccCACAGAATGTCACTGGGTTTTGGGCTGCACAAAGGCTCCTCCTTTACTACTTTTTGAATCTGTCCAGAGCAGATCTCTGGCTGGATAACACCGcctccttcttctccctctgctttctctctttttcaatCTTCATTTTGTCCTCCGTAGTTTCCCTGATTTCATCCTGGGGGGGGTGAACAAGTCAAGAGAGATGAGCCAGACACTAAAGATATAGCAGAAAGATCACAAAGCCATTGCATCACTTTTTATCTTATATTCTGGATTACTTACCCTCAGGTCCTCATGAGCCACTTGTCTCTTGCGCTTTTCAACATTGCCAGCCGAACTACGACCTTTTTTCTTATACCTCGGAACAAATTTTTCTTTGGCAAGTGGGTCAAAGCCCTGGGAAGACAAAAGATGCGTTTAGAAGGGTGTAAActgtaatatatttaatatgatCAAGAGTAttccaaaaataaaatctgatgtGTGCCAATAAGATGCTTCCAGACACTGACCAGAGCCTGGACCCTGTCTTGGTGCTTTTGTTCAAAGGTGGCGCGGTCAACCCGTCCCAGCTCGGTGGGGTCGAGGGTGATGAGCTCTGGCTGGATCTTCTCCAGCAGGGCTTTAACCTCCCACTCCTGCCTCTGCTTTGCACTACGGTATGGATTTGCATCCAGACCGTCGAAGTTTGGCTCTCCCGCACCTGTGAATGTAAATGAAGTAGCCGgagaacaaaacatttgaatatatGATGGCAGCTGTTATGGTTGGGTTTACCCATCAAGAAACACACATGACCACATCAAGCTGAACCACCAGTTTCCTCACATTAAATTTTGTGTTAATTTTGACCCTGTCTATTGGTACGTGTCCACATGACCGTTTTTGGACGCCTCGCTTGCCAGCATTGGgcacttgatgggctgccactggACCCTCGAAACCAGGTAGCTGATTGGATG
This region includes:
- the b3galt4 gene encoding beta-1,3-galactosyltransferase 4, which encodes MVGRGLWVCKPRFGKRGSRFGALPYYVCLALATLAVLALLFVDCIESWVTSISMNTVLEPPHAGGGGGGGGGGGIIPPQSVPPTRPEEFLLMPSPLVCQRAKPYLITMVTSAPGNQRARQAIRDTWGGEVEVRGLRVMTLFMVGVASDPGMAKLLIEEARERGDLIQGRFLDTYSNLTLKTLSMLGWARRFCPQAHFMAKVDDDVLFNPSALLHFLNKSRNPYEQGDLYLGRVHLHVAPDRDPESKHYLPSGAYPPSVFPDYCSGTAYVLSRSALLKISLAASASPLSTPLPPEDVFVGLCARTAGVLPSHCPLFSGGPGVPYGRCCYQAMVSIHRIPPREMLHYWADVQTSHPCSWLSLRASLGLCKVRAMLGSALGLEQGL